The proteins below are encoded in one region of Eulemur rufifrons isolate Redbay chromosome 2, OSU_ERuf_1, whole genome shotgun sequence:
- the LOC138379970 gene encoding large ribosomal subunit protein eL42-like: MVNVPKTQRTFCKKCGKHQPHKVTQYKKGKDSLYAQGKRRYDRKQSGYGGQTKPVFQKKAKTTKKIVLRLECAEPNCRSKRMLAVKRCKHFELGGDKKRKGQVIQF, encoded by the coding sequence ATGGTCAATGTACCTAAAACCCAAAGAACTTTCTGTAAGAAGTGTGGCAAGCATCAACCTCACAAAGTGACCCAGTATAAGAAGGGCAAGGATTCCCTGTATGCCCAGGGAAAGAGGCGCTATGATCGGAAGCAGAGTGGCTATGGTGGGCAGACAAAGCCAGTTTTCCAGAAGAAGGCTAAAACCACAAAGAAGATTGTGCTAAGGCTGGAATGTGCTGAGCCTAACTGCAGATCCAAGAGGATGCTGGCTGTTAAGAGATGCAAGCATTTTGAACTGGGaggagataagaaaagaaaaggccaagTGATCCAGTTCTAA